A single region of the Brachypodium distachyon strain Bd21 chromosome 3, Brachypodium_distachyon_v3.0, whole genome shotgun sequence genome encodes:
- the LOC112271888 gene encoding uncharacterized protein LOC112271888, translating to MLVDGGSSLNLLAVQVMKKLQISQSRLRPTKTFQGINPGETQLLGQITLPATFGSASVIFDVEDILGRPSLAKFMSRSSGMPEERKWLGLAWPSLAPRSPRPTRSRRLSPARNQP from the exons ATGCTCGTGGACGGGGGCTCAAGCCTGAATCTCCTAGCCGTGCAGGTCATGAAGAAGCTGCAGATATCCCAGTCCCGCCTGCGTCCCACCAAGACCTTCCAGGGGATCAATCCTGGGGAGACGCAGTTGCTAGGACAGATCACTCTGCCAGCCACCTTTGGGTCGGCGAGCGTCATCTTCGACGTGGAGGACATCCTTGGGCGCCCGTCACTGGCCAAGTTCATG AGTAGGTCTTCAGGGATGCCGGAGGAGAGAAAGTGGCTAGGGCTGGCCTGGCCATCACTGGCACCAAGGTCACCTCGCCCAACAAGAAGCCGAAGGTTGAGCCCGGCAAGAAACCAGCCTTAG